Below is a window of Plutella xylostella chromosome 15, ilPluXylo3.1, whole genome shotgun sequence DNA.
TGACCTCAGCCGCGGCGAGCACCACGGCGCATGCGCGCGCGCACAGCCACGCCACCGACGTCAGGTAGTACACCTTGTTCAGCGACATGCCGTCTTCGCCCCTGCAACGTAAGAGCTAGATTTTATACGCTTAATTGCTTTACAGCCATTAATATGAGGCTCActacagttttttttctttgtttattGATTTAAACAGTATATTCGCTGTGCGGACAAGGCCTAAAGTGAAATGATAGGACTTGTGTGTTTGTGATGGCTGATAGAGTTGTGTGAGGAATAAAAGTGTTGCGCTTGTCTAGTCCATTGGCGTATGTCCAGAAGTGGACTATTATTGACTAGtgtaataaatatgaattatcTTGCtaactacaaaaaaaaacgaaaacgaaCCCAGCACCGTTGAAGACCTGCAGACAGATGAAGTAGAAGTTATTCGAGTTGGAGAGCAGGATGAGGCTGCCGAGCTCGGCGTCCGCGCGCCGTACCAGCGCCGCCTGGCGGACGAACGCCTCCCGCACGCGCCGCCACGCCTGCAGCGACGCATACTCGTCCATGCAGCTCTACACATAAGGTACAGTTTAGTGTGTGAGCGCACCAGCGCCGCCTGGCGGACGAACGCCTCCCGCACGCGCCGCCACGCCTGCAGCGACGCATACTCGTCCATGCAGCTCTACACATAAGGTACAGTTTAGTGTGAGAGTGCACCAGCACCGCCTGGCGGACGAACGCCTCCCGTACGCGCCGCCACGCCTGCAGCGACGCATACTGGTCCATGCAGTTTAGTTGGAGTGTAGGATGAGTCAGCCTAGAGACGAACGCCTTGTTATCAATtccatacaagtaaataaactatgaAATCATACTCACGTCGTTCTCAGAACCAGTGGGCCCGGATATGCTCTCCATCTTGGTCAGATGATGCACATATTTGTTCAGCCTTCCATACCTGGAGGCCAGGCCCAGGCTCACGAGAATGATGACCATGTCTTGGAAATTCCAGAGTATTGTCGCCGCTTTGCTAATGACAAATATTGCTATGCCGAGCGGTAACGAATAGTCACCTGAAAATTTGTTAATTAAGTAACTGTGTTGTTTGGTATGTTTAGCTGAAAATTGTTCGGTTTTATTGTGATCGTCTAAAAGTGAAGCAATTTTCACAGGAAATAAAGCTATTTTCATCTAAAGAGAAACGTTTTCTGTGCAGGTAAATAATACCATTTTCCATatagtttaattaataattattaatacgaTAAAAACTCTGCTGATAAATTTAGCTAACGGTACCTCTAAATCCAACtttaaattcaatttaaagttttgcatttatttctttaaataaacagttttattaatgaaaatcgTTGTAAAACTTACTCGGAATGATAAGAAAGGCATGCGAGTTCAGTATGTATTCCTTAAACACGATCGGTGGTGGGTAGTCCAAGTTTATATTAGCTGCCATACTCATCCCATGCTCCACTGCAAACACGATACAAGTGTGTGAGATGCTTGGGAGCactctagcttacgaaaaacgaagtatCAGAGCCATGCTGCACTCATCAAGACTCTATATTATTGAATtgaacgtgccgattgcacgacaacGGCTTTCTTTCGTTTTTGTCAAGGTAGAGTAGCCCTTCTGAGTGTAAGCGTATATCAACATGAAGTGTTTGAGTCGGAATTAGGTAATAAATACTTTGACCCAGTTGCGACTTGGAGTGCCCCATAAGTCCCCCGCAACAGCGTTAGATATTCTTTATCTCTTCGATACGGAGATATATCCGAGAGTGTAAAGTTACAAGAAGTActataataaataggtataatgaTAAAACTTCTTAGTTGGAATCGGTTTCTACACGAGATTGATGAAACCTAGCTAGTGCTTTTCAATCAATGTTTTCAAGACTTCTAATTCGTTTTATCCAATAGAaagttcaataaataaaaaatatgtaggtattgagGATACGATGGAGCatgattgattgatttgatttgaagaGATTTGATtctgatgaaaaatatgtgaaGTAATTCTGTCTAGTCAAGTAGAAAGACGCCCTCCAGCTTAACCAAAGATTATAGACAGGATAGCCAGTTGTTTCTgcatgaggaaggccgaggacagaatTTTATGGCACTCCTTGCGAGATGCTTGTAGTGTAGTATtagaagaatagaataggtaatTTAATGCGGATGATGGTGCGTCCAGCAGCGGACCTCTATAGTCTCACGAGGAAGATGAATCGTAACATTTAGGCGCTCACCACACGAGCAAACAGCGACCACGGCCACCACCAGCCACAGGTTCCTGCGCAGCGCCTTGTCGGGGGGCAGGGGCAGGGCGCCCCCGCGCTCGGCGCCCGCCCAGTCCCGCAGCAGCCGCGCCCACGCCGCCCGCAGCCGCCAGAATACCACCAGCGAGAGCAGCGCGTTGCCGTAGAATATGGCGCCGGAGAGACGGGCTACCACGCTGCCTGGGATACGGTTTTAAATCATTATAGGTccacttaaaaatattaaaacttgaaaagacATATGGAATGGCAGCGGCAGATGGATCGTTTTCATTGCAAGCgagtgtacctacttagaaatattaagaacttgttatttttagttaccCTGCCCTAAACATGAACCCTCAATCTTTCTGAACTATGTTAATTATGCAATATTTGTAGACTATTTTTTCATGAAGTTATTAAGAATGACGAGCTGAGTTAAGTACTTCCTTTCGGCTTGTATTACAGCAGCACTATGTATGCGACGTTAATTGATATGATATTTTTGTGTTCCTCTAATGATAATAACCATCCAACAATCTACCTCGTATTATCCACCTCTGAATTTCAAAAGCTTCACGAGATATTAAACCTATGAAAGAGATATTTCTCGTCAACGATTGTTGTTCCAAAAGACTCGGTAAAGGATCCCATGGAAAAGATTCCCCTCAATGTGCGATAAGGAATGCTAATTCCCTTTCATCAATCCAACTCACGATTCCCAGTAGAATAAGCCGTCAGCCCAGCCAAGTTCTTGACCAGTTTGTAGACCGATCCGCCCTCAATACAGACGTGCAGCGCGAGCAGCAGCGCGGCccacgcgcgcgccgcccccccGCCGCACACCGGCACGCCGAAGCAGCGCGCCGCAGAGAACACCGAGTGCATTGTGCGGATCAAGTCCTGAAAACAAGTTTTGAAACAAGAAAGatataaagaaaatacatttgttacgaaacaacacaaaaataaatctgaatcgaaaaataaaaagtttaaaaagtaacaagaaaTGAGCATGAGTGTTACTTCCCGCGGAGCTGAAACGGGTTCTACAAATCTACATGCACAGCTCAGCTTGGTGCTTGTTAGCCATTTTAGCAAGTTGAGTGTAATATTCATGCTCCCGCAAAAAATTACCACATCATCCACTCTCACAGAGTTATGTGCCTGTTTCTTGAACTTATTTTTCTGTTTAGAGAATTACTTTGACCAtactaaaaagtttaaaaagtaacaataAATGAGCATGATTGTAATGTTGCTTCCCGGTGCTGAAGCGGGATCTAGCTCAGCTTGATGCTATGGAAGGCCTAGCCATTTTGGAATGCTGAGGGTAAAATACATGCTCTcatacaaaaaattataacatttacCACTCTCACATCTTTCTCATGAATTAGCTATATGACTCTGTGAGAGAGAGGTAGGTTTACTTAGCCTTGGTTAAAAGCACTTTCATAAACttcatatttataacatatggatcgataaaaatacttaccaaaCTATTTGGTGAAGATAAGTACTccatacctatgtattttttacaacAAATTTTTagctttttttaaatgttgtagGTTGGTACTGCTTGGATATACCTACTGAATAGCAAAGccgtcaaataaattattgtgttACAATGAATGACAGTCGGTTTCATAACTAAGAAAATTCAGTTAAGTATGACATGCAGCGCCGTGATTGGGTGAATTTTCATTGAGAGACAGTTAAGTTCCTACTTAGGTAGATTTATTCAAGACAGAAACTGGGCTTAATTCACTTACGTCATTAAGTTGAGGGTGTGGTCGAGTCTCTTTGTCTCCTTCAAAAACTTTACCAATTTCATTCATTGTGTTCGATGCTCCTCCCACTTGTGTAATCAGTTAATAACCTTTGTCCAGTTTGTTGTGAAACAcgatattaattatttttaaggtGCACAGGAACAAACAAGTTACCGACTAATTTTATCGTACAACTTTAGAAAACGtctcattattttaattgaaataagtaaatacaaaaacaaatattacaCAACCacctatttttaaacaatggCTCAATGTCAccagaaaaaataaaaagctgCAAGCAAAATCAATAACCACTGTGTTGTAGAATGGTGCTATTATCGGTATAATTGCCACTTGGCTACAAATTGCATGTTACCGACGATATGATCAAATTGAAACTATAGGAAAACAATGATGCTCTTctagtatttaattaatttcaattaGCTTTGCAATAATTGACACAATAATACTCAGTCTCTGCCGCACTGGTGGAAATGCACATTATTTTGGAGTTTATCGACGCTCtttattaggtatttgtaACCAGGTACATTGGCATCAACGAAGCTGAGCCTGGTGTGGAAGCCACCgaatttcgtttatttataacctcacacacttttaatttaatttcctaAAGTCCTAGTTTGtttgtacctactacttatttaaattaaatatttttttttcttgtctATGATCACTATAGGAAAAACTTAATGTTTCTGTAGTATAGTGGAACTGCCCCTTTTTCTTGCATTTATAAGcaataggtacaataataattatgtgtaacAAAATACAAACACCATTTTTATTTCCAAGTAATGGTACATGGATAAACTTTTAcagatatatgtataaatttcGGTAGGTACACTTATGAAGGAGTATTCGTttctcctgtttgtaaagagTTAAAAGTTGTCACCGTTATCGTAAACATAACATGATCTtagaaagttttatttttatccacGTTTCATGTAATATATTAAAGAACTTTTTCAATATCTCGAGTACTTAAATTTTTCAGCTGGTgtatcataaatatttatttacttttacggtttttatttatgtttataggggtaatttgtataagtacctaagtacttacatacagaATGGTACAAAAGTGGTATCTAttgtaagccaaaaggggtTGACTCATCTCAGTCCTCACCTCACTTCTGTAGTGACAGTATAGATAGTGTAGGTATCGCAAGAAATGTTAAGATTATATTTAATAGCTATTTCAGTAGTAGTCTTTTTATAAGTGTATGTTATGTATTGCAATTATGAAATCTCCAACTCGCCTGCCAAGAGTGGAGAATATGGCAATAACCCTCCAGTGTTAGAGGACTCATGTCCTGTAGTAAATTGTTGCGGGCTGTGCTTTTGCGACAGAATGATGACAACGTGATGACAACAAACAATACCATGTTGTATTAATAACTATACTCTAATTATTAATTCCGCGGAATCctgacatttcattagtgataccactaaaaaagctcttcaccgaaaaaaggtaaaatttggATCCATTTAAGGGCAATATTTTTgagcacaagagtcagactttctctctcccagaaagaagcgtcctcgtggttcttttgcgcctaacgtaaagaccatcattctaaatatttaaaaatataatatagaaaattgtccggatacaactgatgttcagactcgtattgaaaaaagtacccagccaaaaaaggtttgtgatctctgacatgtcaaaaattgataactgtcagaattccgtgagATTAAAGATTAGagattatacataattatgcataggtaaaagttaattaaaatgagCCGTGAAAATTGAtcgtaataaatttatacgAGTAGAGGACTACATCATATCAGGGTgtaatttacatatttattatgcaAATAAAGTTACTATTTCTGGTATCGCTAtggtttgtattttatttcgcTGGATGTTATCGAATTGTTTAATCCCATCAATTTACAgagtttcatattttaaaagcttttttAATAGCTTGCTGTACCTATTTgcataaaattgtttttatttaagctCTATTC
It encodes the following:
- the LOC105390459 gene encoding gustatory receptor for sugar taste 64a, with the translated sequence MNEIGKVFEGDKETRPHPQLNDDLIRTMHSVFSAARCFGVPVCGGGAARAWAALLLALHVCIEGGSVYKLVKNLAGLTAYSTGNRSVVARLSGAIFYGNALLSLVVFWRLRAAWARLLRDWAGAERGGALPLPPDKALRRNLWLVVAVVAVCSCVEHGMSMAANINLDYPPPIVFKEYILNSHAFLIIPSDYSLPLGIAIFVISKAATILWNFQDMVIILVSLGLASRYGRLNKYVHHLTKMESISGPTGSENDSCMDEYASLQAWRRVREAFVRQAALVRRADAELGSLILLSNSNNFYFICLQVFNGAGGEDGMSLNKVYYLTSVAWLCARACAVVLAAAEVNVRSRTALGFIYEYPDRSYNVEVQRLEKQLTKDVVALSGKGFFYLNRGILLEVVSSIIKYELVLLEFDKK